One region of Roseicitreum antarcticum genomic DNA includes:
- a CDS encoding ABC transporter ATP-binding protein, which yields MSDLLTLDNVSKRFSKHIDLAGRLAQKLGAKVSAETVHAVDGVSLGIAAGEVVGLVGESGCGKSTLGRVAAGIHAPSDGEVLWKGAPLEAEAKARLRIQMVFQDPMSSINPRHRIDRVIGEAPVFHGQISAGEKDAFVADLLERVGLDPAYRQRYPHQFSGGQRQRIAIARALAVRPELIVCDEAVSALDVSVQAQVLNLFMDLREEFGLTYLFISHDLGVVEHIADRVVIMYLGRVVESAPVADLYREPLHPYAQALLAEVPRLTTGKRRYTPVKGEIPSPLHPPSGCHFHPRCPLADDQCRAERPALRKVAAGRTVACHKVA from the coding sequence ATGAGCGATCTACTGACACTCGATAACGTCTCTAAACGTTTCTCGAAGCACATCGACCTTGCCGGGCGCCTCGCGCAGAAGCTGGGCGCAAAGGTTTCGGCGGAAACCGTGCATGCCGTCGACGGGGTCAGCCTTGGCATCGCCGCGGGCGAGGTTGTGGGGCTGGTGGGCGAATCCGGCTGCGGCAAATCCACACTGGGCCGGGTGGCGGCGGGGATCCACGCACCGTCCGATGGCGAAGTGCTGTGGAAGGGCGCCCCCCTGGAAGCGGAAGCCAAGGCCCGGCTGCGCATCCAGATGGTGTTTCAGGACCCGATGTCCTCGATCAACCCGCGCCACCGGATCGACCGGGTGATCGGCGAGGCGCCGGTGTTCCATGGCCAGATCTCTGCGGGCGAGAAGGATGCCTTCGTCGCCGACCTGCTGGAGCGTGTCGGGCTGGACCCGGCCTATCGCCAGCGCTATCCGCACCAGTTTTCCGGCGGGCAGCGGCAGCGCATCGCGATTGCCCGTGCCCTTGCCGTGCGCCCGGAACTGATTGTCTGTGATGAGGCCGTGTCGGCGCTGGATGTGTCGGTGCAGGCGCAGGTGCTGAACCTGTTCATGGACCTGCGCGAAGAATTCGGGCTGACCTACCTCTTCATCAGCCACGATCTGGGCGTGGTGGAACATATCGCTGACCGGGTGGTCATCATGTACCTGGGCCGCGTGGTCGAAAGCGCACCTGTTGCTGATTTGTATCGCGAACCGCTGCACCCCTACGCACAGGCCCTGTTGGCCGAGGTGCCGCGGCTGACGACCGGCAAGCGCCGCTACACCCCGGTGAAGGGCGAAATCCCGTCACCGTTGCACCCGCCGTCCGGGTGTCATTTTCACCCCCGTTGTCCCCTTGCCGATGACCAGTGCCGCGCCGAGCGGCCGGCCCTGCGCAAGGTTGCCGCGGGACGCACCGTTGCGTGCCACAAAGTCGCATAA
- a CDS encoding ABC transporter ATP-binding protein, whose product MSLLEIDNLATHFFTDAGVVKAIDGVSFAVDRGEVLAVVGESGSGKSVTGLSVMGLIGAPGRIVGGTIRFDGTQIANAPANQMRALRGARIAMIFQDPMMTLNPVLRIDTQMLETINAHRRMPHDAAWTLCRDALGRVGIPSPDERMRAYPHQFSGGMRQRVAIAIALLNDPDLIIADEPTTALDVTIQAQVLHLMQGLVEDRGMGLMWVTHDLSVVAGFADRVAVMYAGEVVEDGRVDDIITAPRHPYTRGLIGSVPSRNQRGVRLAQIPGAAPQPLNRPKGCRFAPRCAYRAEGCEVPQALRDGVRCWRTDALPCADQEVLA is encoded by the coding sequence ATGAGCTTGCTGGAAATAGACAATCTGGCGACGCATTTCTTCACCGATGCGGGCGTCGTGAAAGCCATCGACGGCGTCAGCTTTGCCGTGGACCGCGGCGAGGTGCTGGCCGTGGTCGGCGAGAGCGGGTCGGGCAAATCGGTCACGGGCCTGTCGGTCATGGGGCTGATCGGCGCGCCAGGGCGGATCGTCGGCGGCACCATCCGGTTTGACGGCACGCAGATCGCCAATGCACCGGCCAACCAGATGCGCGCGCTGCGCGGCGCGCGGATCGCGATGATCTTTCAAGACCCGATGATGACGCTGAACCCGGTGCTGCGCATCGACACGCAGATGCTGGAAACCATCAACGCGCACCGACGGATGCCCCATGACGCGGCGTGGACGCTGTGCCGCGATGCGCTAGGGCGCGTCGGCATTCCCAGCCCCGATGAACGCATGCGCGCCTATCCGCACCAGTTTTCCGGCGGGATGCGCCAGCGTGTGGCCATTGCCATCGCGCTGTTGAACGACCCCGACCTGATCATCGCGGATGAACCGACGACGGCGCTTGACGTGACCATTCAGGCGCAGGTGCTGCACCTGATGCAGGGGCTGGTCGAAGACCGGGGCATGGGGCTGATGTGGGTCACGCATGACCTGTCGGTGGTCGCTGGTTTCGCCGACCGCGTGGCCGTCATGTACGCCGGTGAGGTGGTCGAAGACGGGCGCGTCGACGATATCATCACCGCCCCGCGACACCCCTATACACGCGGGTTGATCGGATCGGTGCCGTCGCGAAACCAGCGTGGCGTGCGGCTGGCACAGATCCCTGGCGCCGCACCGCAACCGCTGAACCGCCCCAAGGGCTGCCGCTTCGCGCCGCGCTGTGCCTATCGTGCCGAGGGCTGCGAGGTACCGCAGGCCCTGCGCGACGGCGTGCGCTGCTGGCGCACCGATGCCCTGCCCTGCGCAGATCAGGAGGTGCTGGCATGA
- a CDS encoding M23 family metallopeptidase, protein MSTFDGKIARFWLLGLSGLALAACNGPVLDWDLRNGDNGFSTAEAAQQTTEPRPQPDNRGVISYPGYQVVVAQRGDTVAAVARRVGLDPAELARHNALEQDILLRGGEVLALPGRVAEPSRATGARPGDRIDITTLAGDAINRAEGTATPTAAPAPVTQAGPEPVRHQVQRGETAFIIARQYNVTTRSLAEWNGLDAEMRVREGQYLLIPVASQQAPQNAAPAPAQTSLPGAGSPTPTPPSASRPLPVDEAPAAERAAEVAAATPPAPDLAAQRTEASAARLAMPVQGRIIRAYNKGRNDGIGIAASAGTEVNAAAAGTVAAITRDTDGVTIVVIRHENNLLTVYANLDNVRVDSNARVTRGQTIGTVRAGDPSFLHFEVREGFESVDPMPFLQ, encoded by the coding sequence ATTTCGACATTTGACGGCAAGATTGCACGGTTCTGGCTTCTGGGGCTTTCGGGGCTGGCGCTGGCCGCCTGCAACGGGCCGGTTCTCGACTGGGATCTGCGTAACGGCGACAACGGCTTTTCCACCGCCGAGGCGGCGCAGCAGACAACCGAACCACGCCCGCAGCCCGACAACCGTGGCGTGATCTCTTACCCCGGCTATCAGGTCGTGGTGGCGCAGCGCGGCGATACTGTCGCTGCCGTCGCGCGCCGTGTCGGGCTGGACCCGGCCGAACTGGCGCGCCACAACGCGCTGGAGCAAGATATCTTGCTGCGCGGCGGCGAAGTACTGGCCCTGCCCGGCCGTGTCGCAGAACCCAGCCGTGCCACAGGTGCCCGCCCGGGCGACCGGATCGACATTACCACGTTGGCGGGCGATGCCATCAACCGCGCCGAAGGCACCGCGACACCCACTGCTGCCCCCGCGCCGGTGACGCAGGCAGGCCCCGAGCCGGTGCGCCATCAGGTGCAGCGCGGCGAGACCGCCTTCATCATCGCACGGCAGTATAATGTCACCACGCGGTCCCTCGCCGAATGGAACGGGCTCGACGCCGAAATGCGGGTGCGCGAAGGCCAGTATCTGCTGATCCCCGTTGCAAGCCAGCAGGCACCGCAAAACGCTGCCCCGGCCCCCGCTCAGACTTCGCTGCCCGGCGCGGGCAGCCCGACGCCGACGCCGCCCAGCGCCTCCAGGCCACTGCCGGTGGATGAGGCGCCCGCCGCTGAGCGCGCCGCAGAAGTCGCCGCCGCAACCCCACCAGCGCCTGACCTCGCCGCCCAGCGGACCGAGGCATCTGCCGCCCGCCTGGCCATGCCGGTGCAGGGCCGCATCATCCGCGCCTATAACAAGGGCCGCAATGACGGGATCGGCATCGCTGCAAGTGCGGGCACCGAGGTGAATGCCGCCGCCGCAGGCACCGTCGCCGCCATCACCCGCGACACTGATGGGGTCACGATCGTGGTGATCCGGCATGAAAACAATCTGCTGACGGTCTATGCAAACCTTGATAACGTACGGGTCGACAGCAATGCGCGCGTCACCCGTGGCCAGACCATCGGTACCGTGCGCGCGGGCGATCCGAGCTTCCTGCATTTCGAGGTACGCGAGGGCTTTGAAAGCGTCGATCCGATGCCGTTCTTGCAATAG
- a CDS encoding CocE/NonD family hydrolase, producing MSQPAEHTASARVMQDIMVPMRDGVRLACDIFLPEDSSTGPWPVLLERTPYDKRAPRTNEYTVAHPQVFGRRELAGFFTAAGFVVVFQDCRGRYASEGRFTKYRGEAEDGAETLAWIAAQDWCDGQIGTMGMSYSAHTQMAAAALSPPGLAAMVLDCGGFSNAYQGGIRFGGALELKQVTWAFRHALRSRAAAADPVAKAALEATDIAAWFRRMPWKRGHSPLSPIPDYEDYLFDQWDRTLFDDYWKIPALYAAGYHDRMPPVPSVHMSGWYDPYACTAIKNFSGLRALGHPARLIMGPWTHGNRSRTYAGKVDFGPDATFEAATGCDFVAWRIAYFSRHLQGADDGAEQPVRFFLMGGGSGQHTAEGRLDHGGRWITAQDWPPPDATPMPLYLTPQGGLDPRLPREAGTVGYIFDPEDPVPTIGGPITSGAPVMVGGAFDQREEAAFFGSRAPGMPLTSRADVLVFESEPLAQDVAVAGNVSVDLTISSDRPTTDFTAKLVDVWPRTAEFPHGFAMNLCDGILRTPFREGFDRLLPLEPDTPVTLTIPMYPTANLFRAGHRIRLEVSSSNFPRFDVNPNAALGDDLSQQRHKASNTLHFGPGVVARLNLMQIPTGA from the coding sequence ATGTCACAACCCGCCGAGCACACCGCGTCCGCGCGCGTCATGCAAGACATCATGGTGCCGATGCGCGATGGCGTTCGGCTGGCCTGTGACATATTCCTGCCCGAAGACAGCAGCACAGGCCCCTGGCCCGTGCTGCTGGAACGCACGCCCTACGACAAGCGCGCGCCACGCACCAACGAATACACCGTCGCGCATCCGCAGGTGTTCGGCCGCCGCGAGCTGGCGGGTTTTTTCACCGCCGCCGGGTTCGTCGTGGTGTTTCAGGACTGCCGGGGCCGCTATGCCTCGGAAGGGCGCTTCACCAAATACCGGGGCGAGGCTGAGGACGGCGCTGAGACGCTGGCCTGGATCGCAGCACAGGATTGGTGCGATGGCCAGATCGGCACCATGGGCATGTCCTATTCCGCCCATACCCAGATGGCCGCCGCCGCCCTGTCCCCCCCAGGGCTGGCCGCGATGGTGCTGGATTGCGGCGGATTTTCCAACGCCTATCAGGGCGGCATCCGCTTTGGCGGCGCGCTGGAGTTGAAGCAGGTCACCTGGGCTTTCCGCCATGCCCTGCGCTCGCGCGCGGCGGCAGCCGACCCGGTGGCCAAGGCCGCGCTGGAAGCCACCGACATCGCCGCATGGTTCCGCCGGATGCCTTGGAAGCGCGGGCATTCGCCGCTTTCACCGATCCCGGATTATGAGGATTACCTGTTCGATCAGTGGGACCGCACCCTGTTCGACGACTACTGGAAGATCCCGGCGCTCTATGCAGCGGGCTATCATGATCGCATGCCCCCGGTGCCCTCGGTGCATATGTCAGGCTGGTACGACCCGTATGCCTGCACCGCGATCAAAAACTTCAGCGGGCTGCGTGCCCTTGGCCATCCCGCGCGCCTTATCATGGGGCCCTGGACCCACGGCAACCGCTCGCGTACCTACGCGGGGAAGGTCGATTTCGGCCCCGACGCCACGTTCGAGGCCGCGACCGGCTGCGATTTCGTCGCCTGGCGCATCGCCTATTTCAGCCGACATCTGCAAGGTGCCGACGATGGGGCTGAACAGCCTGTGCGCTTCTTCCTGATGGGCGGCGGCAGCGGGCAGCACACGGCGGAAGGGCGGCTGGATCACGGCGGCAGGTGGATCACGGCGCAGGACTGGCCGCCTCCAGACGCCACCCCGATGCCGCTTTACCTGACACCGCAGGGCGGGTTGGACCCCCGGCTGCCCCGTGAAGCGGGCACCGTGGGCTATATCTTCGATCCCGAAGACCCGGTGCCCACAATCGGCGGCCCCATCACCTCGGGCGCGCCAGTCATGGTTGGCGGGGCCTTCGATCAGCGCGAGGAAGCGGCCTTCTTCGGCAGCCGCGCCCCCGGCATGCCGTTGACCAGCCGCGCGGATGTTCTGGTATTCGAATCTGAGCCCTTGGCGCAGGATGTGGCGGTCGCGGGCAATGTCTCGGTCGATCTGACAATCTCTTCCGACCGGCCAACGACGGATTTCACCGCGAAACTGGTCGATGTCTGGCCACGCACGGCTGAGTTCCCGCACGGTTTTGCAATGAACCTTTGCGATGGCATTCTGCGCACACCGTTCCGCGAAGGTTTTGACCGGCTACTACCTCTGGAACCCGACACTCCAGTCACGCTGACCATCCCGATGTATCCGACCGCCAACCTGTTTCGCGCCGGGCATCGCATCCGGCTAGAGGTGTCGTCCTCGAACTTCCCGCGCTTTGATGTGAACCCCAATGCCGCTCTGGGCGATGATCTGTCGCAACAGCGCCACAAGGCCAGCAACACGCTACATTTCGGCCCGGGCGTGGTGGCGCGCTTGAACCTGATGCAGATCCCCACCGGGGCGTAG
- the surE gene encoding 5'/3'-nucleotidase SurE — protein MRILVTNDDGINAPGLKVLEAIAHEIAGPKGEVWVVAPAFEQSGVGHCISYTHPMMIAKLDTRRYAAEGSPADCVLAGLYDVLQGARPDLVLSGVNRGNNAAENVLYSGTIGGAMEAALQGLPAIALSQYIGPLTEDLPDMFDAAIVHGAAVVRQLLDKAQWDGGDYRLFYNVNFPPIAGADVKGLRVTTQGYRKDTFMGVEAQISPSGRKFLWIKGGPQHLPTAPGTDAAANLDGYISVTPMRADLTAYDALETLRTALE, from the coding sequence ATGCGTATTCTGGTGACAAATGACGACGGTATCAACGCCCCCGGCCTGAAGGTGCTCGAAGCAATCGCGCATGAAATCGCCGGGCCGAAGGGCGAGGTCTGGGTCGTCGCGCCCGCGTTCGAGCAATCGGGCGTCGGGCATTGCATAAGCTATACCCATCCGATGATGATCGCCAAGCTGGACACACGGCGCTATGCCGCCGAAGGCTCGCCCGCCGATTGCGTGCTGGCGGGGCTTTACGATGTGTTGCAGGGCGCGCGCCCTGATCTGGTGCTGTCAGGCGTGAACCGGGGCAATAACGCGGCGGAAAACGTGCTCTATTCCGGCACCATCGGCGGCGCGATGGAGGCCGCACTTCAAGGCCTGCCTGCGATTGCACTGTCGCAATACATCGGCCCGCTGACCGAAGACCTGCCCGACATGTTCGACGCCGCCATCGTGCATGGCGCTGCTGTCGTGCGCCAGCTTCTTGACAAGGCACAGTGGGACGGCGGCGATTACCGGCTGTTTTACAACGTCAACTTCCCGCCGATCGCCGGCGCGGATGTGAAGGGACTGCGCGTCACCACCCAAGGCTACCGCAAGGACACCTTCATGGGGGTCGAGGCGCAGATCTCCCCATCAGGACGCAAGTTCCTGTGGATCAAGGGCGGGCCGCAACACCTGCCCACCGCCCCCGGAACCGATGCGGCGGCCAATCTTGACGGCTATATCTCGGTCACGCCAATGCGCGCCGACCTGACCGCCTATGACGCGCTCGAAACCCTGCGGACTGCGCTGGAATGA
- a CDS encoding ABC transporter permease → MTDITQPKTANSPPPVATTEAPFRRVLRDFMRNKVAVAGLILFTLIVFAAVFAPLLAAQDPYDLRSLNIMDSRLSPGEAGFTGAAYPLGTDGQGRDMLSAILYGLRISLGVGVIACTAALMLGLTLGLIAAYSGGRVDTLIMRLVDLHLSFPPILVALILLAVLGRGVDKIVFTLIVVQWATFARVARATALSERKREYVEAAESLGLSRFRIISGHLLPNCLPPLMVLYTVEIASAIALEATLSFLGVGLPATQPSLGLLISNGFQFVLSGQYWISVFPGLALLLLIVSINLVGDHLRDVLNPRNIR, encoded by the coding sequence ATGACCGACATCACCCAACCTAAAACCGCCAATTCCCCGCCACCCGTTGCCACGACCGAGGCGCCGTTTCGCCGCGTGCTCCGCGACTTCATGCGCAACAAGGTCGCGGTGGCCGGGCTGATCCTGTTCACCCTGATCGTCTTCGCAGCGGTCTTCGCGCCGCTTCTGGCCGCGCAGGACCCCTACGATCTGCGCAGCCTGAACATCATGGACAGCCGGTTGTCCCCTGGCGAGGCCGGGTTTACCGGCGCGGCCTATCCGCTGGGCACCGATGGACAGGGCCGCGACATGCTGTCTGCGATCCTTTATGGGCTGCGCATCTCGCTTGGCGTGGGCGTGATCGCCTGCACCGCCGCGCTGATGCTGGGGCTGACGCTGGGCCTGATTGCCGCCTATTCGGGCGGGCGGGTCGATACGCTGATCATGCGGCTGGTGGACCTGCACCTGTCGTTCCCCCCGATCCTGGTCGCGCTGATCTTGCTGGCCGTGCTGGGCCGCGGGGTCGACAAGATCGTCTTCACGCTGATCGTGGTGCAATGGGCGACCTTTGCCCGGGTCGCCCGCGCCACCGCCCTTTCAGAGAGGAAGCGCGAATATGTCGAGGCGGCGGAAAGCCTGGGCCTGTCACGCTTCCGCATCATCTCAGGGCATCTGCTGCCCAACTGCCTGCCCCCGCTGATGGTGCTTTATACGGTGGAAATCGCCAGTGCCATCGCGCTGGAAGCCACCCTGAGCTTCCTGGGCGTCGGCCTGCCCGCGACCCAGCCCTCGCTGGGGCTGTTGATCTCGAACGGCTTTCAGTTCGTGCTGTCGGGGCAATACTGGATCAGCGTGTTCCCCGGTCTGGCGCTTTTGCTGCTGATCGTCTCGATCAACCTGGTGGGTGACCACCTGCGCGATGTCCTGAACCCGAGGAATATCCGATGA
- a CDS encoding protein-L-isoaspartate(D-aspartate) O-methyltransferase: MMDDAEQKMRFLFAIRSSGVTDARVLAAMERIDRGVFVKGIFADRAYEDMPLPIACGQTISQPSVVGQMTQALNVGPRDKVLEVGTGSGYQAAVLSHLARRVYTVERHRRLVAAARGIFDTLGLTNITALSADGSFGLPEQAPFDRIIVTAAAEDPPGPLLAQLRIGGIMVVPVGQSDAVQSLIRVTRLETGFDYEELRPVRFVPLIEGMGQD, encoded by the coding sequence ATGATGGACGACGCCGAACAGAAAATGCGTTTTCTGTTTGCAATCCGCTCCAGCGGAGTCACGGACGCACGGGTTCTGGCCGCGATGGAGCGGATCGACCGCGGCGTCTTCGTCAAGGGCATCTTTGCTGACCGCGCCTATGAAGACATGCCCCTGCCGATCGCCTGCGGCCAGACGATCAGCCAGCCCTCGGTCGTGGGGCAGATGACGCAGGCCCTTAATGTCGGCCCGCGCGACAAGGTGCTGGAGGTCGGAACAGGCTCGGGCTACCAGGCGGCGGTGCTGTCACACCTGGCGCGGCGGGTGTATACCGTGGAGCGTCACCGCAGGCTGGTCGCCGCCGCGCGCGGCATTTTCGACACGCTGGGACTGACGAATATCACCGCGCTGTCGGCGGATGGGTCCTTCGGCCTGCCCGAACAGGCGCCATTTGATCGCATCATCGTGACAGCCGCCGCCGAAGACCCGCCCGGCCCGCTCTTGGCGCAACTGCGGATCGGCGGTATAATGGTGGTTCCTGTTGGTCAATCGGATGCGGTGCAAAGCTTGATCCGGGTGACGCGGCTGGAAACAGGATTTGACTATGAGGAATTGCGGCCCGTCCGCTTTGTCCCCTTGATTGAAGGCATGGGACAGGACTAA
- a CDS encoding trypsin-like serine peptidase: MTFASRAHEVARLRWGSALARPVSGIAVVRRAAMAAVLASCWAGGGAGWLAGPAYGQTPDNSCQWARDGVCDEVRFGGDGACDVRTDTADCAVAAGDLMARLSRVVQARLGDDSCNYAHDLECDDIRFGGTGACTAGTDATDCRAAALGGDDSCGYAFDGECDVPGIGTGLCPTASDTADCASVAYLAGRSNACATAFNNICDEPGRGGSGSCAALSDTADCIGRDRPPSARDHFFGRDDRKLIDPVQMPWRAVGLLSGPDMDCTGTLIAERLVLTAAHCVSEGGQITLPEIFRAGAHGFEDLGQAGVVAAYVAPGFRDLDVGPGLGNGDDWAILTLDRDLGAMAGIVRPRVLGADDLAQIDAGTFRVDQAGYSWDTGAWLSGHLRCRVLTAYSDNTLSHDCDTAVGDSGSPLFHYDAAGWSLVGIDSRYTDPLPQMAAGFNSSNLAVDTRAMVQALRKFGVAD, from the coding sequence ATGACCTTCGCAAGCCGGGCGCATGAAGTCGCCCGACTGCGCTGGGGCTCGGCCTTGGCGCGCCCCGTATCGGGCATAGCTGTGGTGCGGCGGGCCGCAATGGCGGCGGTATTGGCGTCATGCTGGGCCGGGGGCGGGGCGGGCTGGCTTGCCGGCCCTGCCTACGGCCAGACACCTGACAACAGCTGCCAATGGGCGCGTGACGGTGTATGCGACGAGGTGCGTTTTGGGGGCGACGGGGCCTGCGACGTGCGCACCGATACCGCTGACTGCGCGGTTGCGGCGGGTGACCTGATGGCACGGCTGTCGCGTGTGGTGCAGGCGCGGCTGGGCGATGACAGTTGCAACTATGCCCATGATCTGGAATGCGATGACATCCGGTTCGGCGGCACGGGGGCCTGCACCGCGGGCACTGATGCGACCGACTGCCGCGCCGCGGCGCTGGGCGGCGACGATTCCTGCGGCTATGCGTTCGACGGTGAATGCGATGTGCCGGGCATCGGCACCGGCCTGTGTCCGACCGCGTCCGATACCGCAGATTGCGCCAGCGTTGCGTATCTGGCCGGGCGCAGCAACGCCTGTGCCACCGCGTTCAACAATATCTGCGACGAGCCGGGGCGCGGCGGCTCTGGCAGTTGCGCCGCCCTGAGCGACACGGCCGATTGTATCGGGCGCGACCGGCCGCCTTCGGCGCGCGACCATTTCTTTGGCCGCGACGACCGGAAGCTGATCGATCCGGTGCAGATGCCCTGGCGTGCGGTGGGCTTGCTGTCAGGCCCCGACATGGATTGCACCGGCACCCTTATTGCGGAACGGCTGGTGCTGACTGCGGCCCATTGTGTGTCCGAGGGGGGGCAGATCACCCTGCCCGAAATTTTTCGCGCAGGGGCTCATGGCTTTGAGGACTTGGGGCAGGCGGGGGTGGTCGCGGCCTATGTCGCGCCGGGCTTTCGCGATCTGGATGTCGGGCCGGGGCTGGGCAATGGCGACGATTGGGCGATCTTGACGCTGGACCGCGACCTGGGGGCGATGGCGGGGATTGTGCGGCCGCGGGTGTTGGGCGCGGACGATCTGGCGCAGATCGACGCGGGGACTTTCCGTGTCGATCAGGCGGGCTATAGCTGGGATACGGGCGCATGGCTGTCGGGTCATTTGCGCTGTCGGGTGCTGACCGCGTATTCCGACAATACGCTAAGCCATGATTGCGACACGGCGGTGGGCGACAGCGGCTCCCCCCTGTTCCATTACGACGCAGCGGGCTGGTCGCTGGTCGGCATTGACAGCCGCTATACCGATCCCCTCCCGCAGATGGCGGCGGGCTTCAACAGCTCGAACCTAGCGGTAGATACCCGCGCCATGGTGCAAGCGCTGCGCAAGTTTGGCGTGGCGGACTGA
- a CDS encoding ABC transporter substrate-binding protein yields the protein MTRLTQLMTATAVAALCAGSASAQTLTAGLSAAPSSMDPHFATTGQNQQLAMNLYDRLVHIDAAGNFTPGLATEWEVSEDRLTWTFTLREGVTFTNGSPFTAHDVVYTFERIPEVPNSPAPFTQRLAAISSVEAVDDQTLVVTTAEPAPVLISDLATIYIVSRDAGDAESADFDRGTAALGTGPYRMVSYSPGEQLVIARNDDYWGETAAFEEITIRFLDNAATRVASLQAGEVDFIDAVPPNDLQRLSADDGIDVISAPSARMLYMGVDQLEDTTVQIDPAVGNPFLDVRVREALSLGINREAIIDRIQFGSGAPANQFAPEGIFGHNPDLPTPTYDPERARELLAEAGYEDGWSMTIHGPAGRYVNDTDVLLAVGQMWAQLGLDVEVESVPTNVYFGQATAREFSAFMVAFGITTGESSLALRNVLGSFDEDRGWGSNNRFRYSSPEFDAALGEAFEAFDDAEREAALQEAARIAAEDVAVIPLYWEGNNWAVRANYSFTPSPDGRSLMTNISLD from the coding sequence ATGACCAGACTGACCCAACTGATGACCGCCACCGCCGTCGCCGCCCTGTGCGCGGGCAGTGCAAGTGCACAAACCCTGACCGCAGGCCTGTCGGCCGCGCCGAGTTCGATGGACCCACATTTCGCCACAACCGGGCAGAACCAGCAATTGGCCATGAACCTTTATGACCGCCTGGTACACATCGACGCGGCGGGCAATTTCACGCCGGGGCTGGCGACCGAATGGGAAGTGTCCGAGGATCGCCTGACCTGGACCTTCACCCTGCGGGAAGGCGTGACCTTCACCAACGGCAGCCCCTTCACCGCGCATGACGTGGTCTATACGTTCGAGCGTATTCCAGAGGTGCCCAACAGCCCCGCGCCCTTCACCCAGCGCCTGGCCGCCATTTCCAGCGTCGAAGCCGTGGATGACCAGACGCTGGTCGTCACCACCGCCGAACCCGCGCCGGTGCTCATCAGCGACCTGGCGACCATTTACATCGTGTCGCGCGACGCGGGCGATGCGGAAAGCGCCGATTTCGACCGGGGGACCGCCGCGTTGGGTACTGGCCCCTACCGCATGGTCAGCTACAGCCCGGGTGAGCAACTGGTGATCGCGCGCAACGACGATTATTGGGGCGAAACCGCTGCATTCGAGGAAATCACCATTCGCTTCCTCGACAACGCCGCCACCCGCGTCGCATCGCTTCAGGCAGGCGAGGTGGATTTCATCGACGCCGTGCCACCCAACGACCTGCAGCGCCTGAGCGCCGATGACGGAATCGACGTGATCTCGGCTCCCTCGGCCCGGATGCTCTACATGGGCGTCGATCAGCTGGAAGATACGACCGTGCAGATCGACCCGGCGGTGGGCAACCCCTTCCTTGACGTTCGGGTCCGCGAGGCGCTGAGCCTCGGCATCAACCGCGAAGCCATTATCGACCGGATCCAGTTCGGATCAGGGGCGCCCGCGAACCAGTTTGCCCCCGAAGGCATCTTTGGCCACAACCCGGACCTGCCCACCCCCACCTATGACCCCGAACGCGCCCGTGAATTGCTGGCCGAGGCCGGCTACGAGGATGGCTGGTCAATGACGATCCACGGCCCGGCGGGCCGCTATGTCAACGACACCGATGTGTTGCTGGCGGTCGGTCAGATGTGGGCGCAACTGGGTTTGGATGTCGAGGTCGAATCCGTCCCCACCAACGTGTATTTCGGGCAGGCGACCGCGCGCGAATTCTCGGCCTTCATGGTGGCCTTCGGCATCACAACCGGGGAGTCCTCGCTGGCACTGCGCAACGTGCTGGGCAGCTTTGACGAAGATCGCGGCTGGGGGTCGAACAACCGCTTCCGCTACTCCAGCCCCGAGTTCGACGCCGCCCTAGGTGAAGCGTTCGAGGCATTTGATGATGCCGAGCGCGAGGCCGCCCTGCAAGAAGCCGCGCGCATTGCCGCCGAAGATGTCGCAGTGATCCCACTGTACTGGGAAGGCAACAACTGGGCAGTCCGGGCTAACTACAGCTTCACGCCCAGCCCCGATGGCCGGTCGTTGATGACCAACATCAGCCTCGACTGA